The nucleotide sequence TGCTCCAACACACTCTGCAAGGTTTTTGCAATATGCTTTTCCTTATTGTAAACCGCTATGACAACCGAAAATTTAATCATTGCCCTTTAAAAGTTTTAAATAATATCCCAGGCGGTACAGGTCGAATACAAATAGTGAAGGATTTTTAGACAACAGATTCTTTTTCATTTTTTTGCTGAAGGCATTGTAAAAGCTCAAAAATGCAGTGGCCAATCCTTTTTTCTGAAGGCTTTCAGCTTTCTTAGAAAGCGCCGTCTCTTCGGCATTTATAAGTCCTTCTGAAACAAACTGATATAAGGCTTGCACAGATTCCATGGATTTCTGAAGGAAGACTTCACTGGATTCCAATCCCAGATGCACCACCGGATTGTCAATATGACTAACGTGAATACCCTTCTTTTTCGAATCCAATGCGAACAAGGTGTCTTCATGCCGAAGGTTGGGGATTTCTTCATTGAACCTATGCCTATCGAAAACACCTTTAGCGATCAAAAAATTAAGAGTGAGAAACCGTAGGTGCGGATCTCTATTTCGTTCCGTTACTGTTAAGGCTTCCCGATCATTCCCGTACTTCCAGCGAAGTATTTCAGCTGCCGGAGGCGGATCTTTCTGGTATTCGATTCCGCCGTAAATGATCTGAGTATTGTCAGAGACCGAATTCAAATAGGTCTCAATAAAATTCTCCCGTATCACGGCCGTATCGGCATCCAGAAATAATAGCATGCTATATCGGGCATCGGTAGCGAGTTTATTGCGTATCGCGCTTCTGCCTATATTTTTATCGAGGATAGTGAAGGAACAATTCGAAAGTTCGTTGATCTCTTCATTGAAAGCAACAGCTTGGGGCGAATGATCATCATAAACCCTAATCTCGTATTCCAGATCCAATTTTTCGGCCTGTTGATGCAGGGAAGTCACCAGCGGCAGTACATTGTAATTGTAAGTGGGAATGAGTATGGACAGTGTTTTTGTCATTACAGCAAAAATAGCAAAACTAGCGTTGGCAGAAGCGAAACAGACACTAAGATTTAAGCTACGATAAAACGGTGATCGATTTTTATTCGGATTAAAAAAAAAGTATCTTAGAAGAAATAATTCGCTATGCGTCCTTTATACCTTACATTTTTTTTCCTGTTCGCGGGAACAGCCATTATTCAGGCTCAGGATGAAGTTTGGTTTTACCTAAGAGCCCACGATTCGTTGTTTGAGCCAACTTTCGAAAGGACGGGAAATACGCTAACCTATTCCGGAACTGATCTAAAACTGAAAGCGGTTCTGGACAAATATGAGATCTCGGCATTTAAAAAGACTCAGCGAAAGACCAACAAGAAGAATAAGTTAAAAACGTTTTTCGTCATGGCCGATAAGGAATTTCTTTTGGAAGATCTGCTTCAGCAAACGCCTTACTTATTTTATGCCGGGGAGATCATCCCTGAAGCCGATAGAAAGATCTATGAACCAAATGACTACGGACTTACAAGTACCATTGGTGCCAATTTAGGACTTCAGGCAGACCTAAGCTATCTCGATTATCTCGGGGCTCCTGAAGCCTGGTATTACACTACCGGTTCCCCCGATGTGATCATTGCCATCTCAGACGCCAGAGTCGATACTGTAGACATCGATTTTAAAGACAAAACAACCATACTTAGAAAATCTACGCTTTCTAACGGTCACGGTTACAGCTCGGGAGGTACTGCGGCTGCTCAGGGTGACAATGCACATGGGATTGCGGGAATATGCTACGATTGCAGTTTGTTTTCGACTAACTATGGCGACCAGAAAAATATGTCTCAGCTAAAGGAAGCTGCTCAAAAAGGGGCAAAGGTGATCAACTGTAGCTGGATAGGAAGAAGATACGATGAAGTTTCGCAGGCTGTTATCGATACGATCTTTAATAATGGGACCATCATCGTTGCGTCGGGTGGAAATAAGAACTGGCAGGAGACCAAGGGAAATTTGAAGTACTATCCCGCTTCTTATGACAATGTGATCGCTGTTTCCTCAGTAATGTATAAATATGAAACCCCCCTGGACAATCTGGGTCAACTCCCGGATGGTACGTACTACTCGGCGAATGTTCGGGGCTATCTGGGTCGTACCATGGGTTTTACCGATAATGATACTTTAAAGCAGCCGCATATCTATCCAATATCGGTACGGACTTTAAATGAAGATATCGACCTATTGGCACCTACTCACGACATTTTTATGTATTCGTATTATTTATTGGAAGGCAAGGTATTGTACCATGAATATTCAACGACTTCCGGCGCTTCTCCTTTTGTTTCAGGGACCGTCGGACTCATGTTTTCACTTTACCCCTGTCTTCCGGTAAAGGAGGTGGAATCCATTTTAAAATGTGCTTCGACTAATATCGATCATATTGAAGCGAATAAACCGTTTGCGGGGAAATACGGAGCCGGAATGCTTCATATAGGGAACACTATAAAATTGCTTCACGATCTTAAATCGGAAGATGAAATCGCCTATATCGAAGATCAGCAGTTCTCTCGATGGGATTTTACGCTGACTTCCTTTTCAGAACAGGTAATTTTACGGAACCAGAAATTTACCAATACATCAACCCTGGATCTTACGGCTAAAAACCGAATCGTGCTTTCAGAAAATACAGTACTTCGTCCGAGTAAGCAGGGTAGAATGCATTTGAAAATTGATCCCGATATGGAAAAGGAATGTGATTTGGAACTTCGGGAAGATAAATAGAAAAAGGTAATTATTGAGGTTGGTAAATATCAAAAAATTGAGTCCGATCAATTAATTTCCAGTTTTGCTCTATTCTGTCTATAAGCTCGTAGCCATCGCGTTGTTCTTTTGTAAGCGGGGCATTTTCAAGGAGTATGGTGGTGTTTTTTTCCTTAAGCTGTTGCTCTAGCAGTGTAGCCTCATCGTTAATTTCAACATCCAGTGGCCAGTCGGTGCCAATAGGATTTACAGTCCCGGTAAGATAATGAGCCAGCGTCATGGATGGGATGACCGTAAAATTTGGATATTTTATAGCCAGTGTTTTCAATTCTGAATACTTTTCAAATCCTTCAGTATCACTTTTTATAAAGGTTAACTGCGGAAAAACCTCACCCATGTCCCTATTCAGATCCTTACGGGGTGCATCGCGGTAGATACTCTGGTAGCCCAGATAAAAAGTGACCAGAAAAGCGAGGATAACAATGCCTCCGGTAAGCGGTTGTAAAGTCAATTTATCCAATTCTGAAGTCCTTTTTTCCGCACTAAAAACAATGAGATACAGGGTAAAAAAGACAGGTAGTGAAAAATGTATGGGTGTTTGATAGCCATTGCTAATGGAAGCACTCCAGCTTAAACAGAGCAAAAGAATTACCAATAAAAAACGACGGTCTTTGTGAATCAAAATTTTAAATAGCGCAAACCCGAAAGTGATGAGCAGTAGCAGCTGAAGCAAATAAGGCACTATGGACCAATTATCACTGTCATTGAGATAAACGATAGAAAAAAGCACGGCAATAGACAGTTGCGAAAGTGCATACGCAATATTTTTTGGCAGATATTTCACAGCAGCAATAAATAGAAGTATGCCTATACTAAAATACAGCAGATTGAATTTTACTGCCAGATAATAGGTTTTAACGCCAACGTTCATCAAGGATCCAGCTCCCGTTCGCTGAAAGGTTTGTTCAAAAAAGGGTTCTAAAGTGCCGGTGGCGTATTTAAAAGCGAGATAGAGCAACAAACAGCATAGCCCTGTAGCCGAGTACCACGCCAGTTTCTTAAAATCCTTCCGAAGTAAAAAATACAGAAAGAGAAATAATGGCATAAAGTAAAACGACTGTTTCGAAAATACGCCTAACACCAAAAATAAAGAGCCTAATAGCACCTGAACCGGTTTGAGTTTGGGTTTTAATAAAAAGTAGAGTCCGAGGGTGCAAAAGAAAATACCGTCAATGGTATTCCAACCCATGGGCGGGTAATTATGAACGCTCACAATAGCTCCCAGTGATGCGATAAAATATAGGAATGTCTTCTGTTTTATTTCAAAGTGATCTGCAAGTATTTTGGCAGCCAAAAGCGAATAGGTAAATACCTGAACATAGAAAAAGGACCGGTCGAGCAGATAGCCGTAGGTTTCAGAAATAAATAAAAAAATACTGTGAAAATATGCGGGAAAGGCCGGTCGGGTATAGATAAAGTCCCTGTGCGGAAACTCCCCGTTATAGACATTCCATGAGGAACCGAAGATATAGCCTGTATCGGTTCCTTCAAAACCAAAAGGCATATAAAAAACGAGGTAGAATACGCACAAACCGTAAAACAGGATTTGAAAGGCCCTGTCTGAATGCTGTGTAGTGATCCTCATTTTAATTGTTTTAAAGGCTTTTCAATCCAATCAGCATAGTGCAACCGGCTTTGTTATACCGTTTTTTGTACGACTTCAAAGATCTGACTTTCATCACATTTTAAGGTCTTGGAAGGATATTTAAGCAATAGGGCATAATCGTGCGTTGCCATTAAAATGGTGTTGCCATTCTTATTTATTTCCTGCAATACCTCCATTACTTCCACACTGGTTTGCGGATCCAGATTTCCCGTGGGCTCATCGGCCAGAATAAGTTCCGGGTCATTTAATAAGGCTCGCGCAATGGCAACCCGTTGTTGTTCTCCGCCTGATAACTGATAGGGGTATTTAAAATTCTTAGTTTTCATACCCACTTTGCCCAACACTTCGTCGATCTTACTTTTCATAGCCGGTTTATCCTTCCAGCCTGTTGCGGTAAGGACAAAAAGAAGGTTGTCGTGAACAGTACGGTCGTTCAATAATTTAAAATCCTGAAATACCACCCCGAGCTTCCGTCTTAGAAAGGGAATATCCTTTTCCTTTAATCCTGCGAGATCATAGCCAACGATCTCTCCGGTCCCTTCTTTGAGCGGGAGATCTCCGTAAAGCGTTTTCATAAAACTACTTTTTCCGGTGCCGGTCTTTCCTATCAAATAGACAAATTCACCTTTTTCTACACTGATGGAAACATCAGATAAGACCAGATTATCGCCTTGAAATATCGATGCATCCTTTAAGAATAATACGTGATTGGACATTGGGCTTCCGGCTTTATAAATTAATGGATTCTTTTAGAAGTGATCTTGAATGCTGTGATTTTCCAACAAATGTAAATGGATTTCCCTCAAACTGCAACTAGTTAGGGTCTTCTTATTTATTTTCTGAAATTTTTTCTTTGAGAGCATCAATTTCTTCCTGCTGCTGAAGGGTATAGAGCGTAAGTTCCTCGATCTTCTGAAGCAATATCAGGTTCATTTTCTTTAATGATATTCCGTCTTCCTGCATTTGTTGAGCCGAAGGAACATCGGGTAAATGATGATTTAATTTAATATACGAAGCCAGTTGAGACAAGGACAACATTTGGTAATCGGGGTTTAATAAGGAAGTTCCTTTATAAAAATGTTCAAAGACATAGTCGGGTGCTACAGCGCCGTCTAGATCTACCAGAACCTCCTGAGTATGGATCTTTCCTTTAACCGTGAGCATTTCGTCGGGTGCTTTGGTGCCAATCCCGATCTTTCCGTCTTTTTCTGAAAGATTCTTAAATGGATTTCGTTGTGCGGATACACTAACAGTGAGTAATACAAGCGTTATAAAAAGCAAATGTTTCATGGCAAACTATTTAATTTGAAGTACAGCATTAAAAATAAGGTATTTTAATCGGGAATTACAATTAAGAAGTATATCTCTTTAAAAACATACTTAGCCATTAATTATTGCGTTACTATGAAAGGACGCTATAGTAGCCGGGATATGACAGATGTTAACAAATATCGGCACACTTTATGTTGATGGAAATGTTAAAAACTTATTGGCGCTAGCGTGCCTACTTTAACAGATACTATAATTTTGTAGCTACAAAAAACCTCAAACGAAATGATGAAGAACCTCTTAACCGTTTCCCTTTTCCTACTTATCAGTTTTACTTCTTTTTCCCAGCAAACCGCTGTCTTTACCAACGATCTTGTCGAGTATAACAAGGCCATCGAATTGTACAATAACAATCAGTTTTTGGCGGCTCAGTCGTTGTTTACCAGTTTAAAGGATAAAAGCAATGATGAAAGCGTAAAAGGGGATTGTGCCTATTATATTGCTAATTGTGCCGTAAGACTAAATCAGCAGAATGCCGATCAGTTAATGGAAGAATTCGTGGAAGAATATCCAACCTCCATAAAACGGAACGATGCTTACATAAATGTAGCCAATTACTATTTCGAGAATGGTAAATATTCATATGCCCGAAAATGGTATGATAAGGTCGATGAAAGCAGTCTTGGACGATCCGAAATGGAACGATACAACTTCAACAACGGCTATGCTTATTTTAAGAACAAGCGCTACAACGAGGCGAAAAAATATTTTAATCGGGTGAGCAATTCCCAAAAATACGGCTCTCAGGCCAAGTATTATCTTGGTTTTATCGCCTATGAGGGAGACGATTATCAGGAAGCTAACGAACTTTTCGAAGAGGTAAAGGATGAAGAGCGTTATGCCGAAGGATTGAGTTACTATCAGGCCGATATGAACTTTAAACTCGGTAATTTTCAGAAGGCCATCGATATGGGGAAGGAGCAATACGACAATTCAAGTCCGCAAGAAAAAAGCGAGCTTTCAAAGATCATTGGCGAGAGCTATTTCAACCTGGAGCAATACGCAGAAGCCATCCCATATTTACGCGAGTACAAGGGAAAACGTGGGAAGTGGAACAACACCGATTATTATTTATTGGGTTACGCTTACTACAAACAGGGTGATTACGAAAGTGCGATAGGGGAATTTAATAAGATCGTAGACGGAAGAAACGCCGTTGCACAGAATGCCTACTATCATCTGGCCGAAAGTTATCTGAAACTCGATCAAAAACAACAGGCATTAAATGCCTTTAAGAATGCTTCAGAAATGGATTTCAGTCTGGAAATTCAGGAAGATGCATGGCTTAACTACGCCAAACTCAGTTACGAGATCGGGAACAGCTACCAGAGTGTTCCGCAGGTATTGCAATCCTTTATTGAGAAGTATCCTAAAAACAAGAACAATGAGGCTTTAAAGGATTTGTTGATCGATTCGTATATCACATCAAAGAATTACAAGGCAGCTATGGAGTTACTCGAAAATAATAAGTCTTTCGAGAATAAGCTGGCCTACCAAAAGGTGGCATTTTTCCGTGGGATTGAATTGTACAACGAAGGAAATTATACCGAAGCCAAAGAGTTTTTGAACAAGTCTTTAAAAGAACCCCGGGATGCTAATTATACGGCTCGTGCGACCTATTGGAAGGCCGAAAGCGATTATAACCTCTCCAACTTTGACGAGGCGCTTATAGGTTACAAGCAGTTTTTACAACTCCCTAATGCAGCTATTACGCCCGAAGCAAAAAACAGCAAGTACAATCTGGGATATACCCATTTTAAACTGAAAAACTACAACGAAGCGATTTCCAGCTTTAAAGGATATGTAGAATCCTCGTCGGCTTCGGGGGCGAGAAAACAGGACGCATATCTAAGACTTGGTGACAGTTATTTTGTCACGAGTCAGTATTGGCCGGCCATGGACAACTACAACCTTGCGATTGAACTGGGAACTGCCGATGAGGATTATGCGGCATTTCAGAAAGCGATTAGCTACGGCTTTGTTGATAAAACCGGTAAAAAAATAGAAGGACTACAAAGTTTTTCGGCTAAATACCCCAAGTCACTTTATAAGGATGACGCCTTGTATGAACTTGGAAATACCTATGTAGCACAGGATCAGACGGCTAGTGGGATTGAAGCGTATGACAAGCTGATTCGGGAAAATCCTAAGAGTAGTTACGTGTCACGGTCGATGCTGAAAAAGGCCCTAATTTTCGATAATACCGGAAAAAGTAATGATGCGCTTGCGATCTTTAAGAAGGTGGCGGCCGACTATCCGTCTACTCCCGAAGCCTTACAAGCGGTAGCTTCGGCCAAGATCATTTATATAGATCAGGGGCGGGTCGATGAGTATGCTCGATGGGTGAGCGCACTCGATTTTGTGGATGTTGGTGATGAGGAACTGGATGATGCTACCTATCAGGCAGCAGAACAACCTTATCTGGAAAACAAGGAGCAGCAGGCAATAACTCGTTTTGAAGGGTATCTTCAGCAGTTTCCAAATGGAAAGCACGCGCTTCAGGCACATTTTTATCTTGGACAGCTTTACTTCGGAAAAAATAATTCTGAAAAAGCCATTCCGCATTACAAATTCGTGGTATCCAAAGAGCGAAGTGAATTTACCGAGCAAGCACTCGCAAGAATTTCTGAATTATACCTTACCAAAAAGGACTATCAGAATGCGCTAACCTATTTGAAGCGTCTTGAAACGGAAGCCGACTTTCCACAGAATATCGTTTTTGCGCAAACCAACAGCATGAAAGCGGCATACGAGCTTAAACAGTATGCAGAAGCCGTAAGTTTTGCAGAAAAAGTCCTTCAGAACACCAAGATCGACAACAGTATTAAAAGTGATGCTCAGGTGATCATTGCGAGATCGGCCATAAAAACCGGAAATGAAGGAAAAGCAAGAACAGCCTATGCCGAAGTTGGTAAGATCGCAACCGGACAATTGGCCGCAGAAGCCCTTTTTTACGATGCCTATTTTAAACATAAGGATGCTAAGTTTGAGGCATCCAATACGGCGGTTCAGAAATTGGCTAAGGATTATTCCGGG is from Constantimarinum furrinae and encodes:
- a CDS encoding glycosyltransferase family 2 protein, yielding MTKTLSILIPTYNYNVLPLVTSLHQQAEKLDLEYEIRVYDDHSPQAVAFNEEINELSNCSFTILDKNIGRSAIRNKLATDARYSMLLFLDADTAVIRENFIETYLNSVSDNTQIIYGGIEYQKDPPPAAEILRWKYGNDREALTVTERNRDPHLRFLTLNFLIAKGVFDRHRFNEEIPNLRHEDTLFALDSKKKGIHVSHIDNPVVHLGLESSEVFLQKSMESVQALYQFVSEGLINAEETALSKKAESLQKKGLATAFLSFYNAFSKKMKKNLLSKNPSLFVFDLYRLGYYLKLLKGND
- a CDS encoding S8 family peptidase — translated: MRPLYLTFFFLFAGTAIIQAQDEVWFYLRAHDSLFEPTFERTGNTLTYSGTDLKLKAVLDKYEISAFKKTQRKTNKKNKLKTFFVMADKEFLLEDLLQQTPYLFYAGEIIPEADRKIYEPNDYGLTSTIGANLGLQADLSYLDYLGAPEAWYYTTGSPDVIIAISDARVDTVDIDFKDKTTILRKSTLSNGHGYSSGGTAAAQGDNAHGIAGICYDCSLFSTNYGDQKNMSQLKEAAQKGAKVINCSWIGRRYDEVSQAVIDTIFNNGTIIVASGGNKNWQETKGNLKYYPASYDNVIAVSSVMYKYETPLDNLGQLPDGTYYSANVRGYLGRTMGFTDNDTLKQPHIYPISVRTLNEDIDLLAPTHDIFMYSYYLLEGKVLYHEYSTTSGASPFVSGTVGLMFSLYPCLPVKEVESILKCASTNIDHIEANKPFAGKYGAGMLHIGNTIKLLHDLKSEDEIAYIEDQQFSRWDFTLTSFSEQVILRNQKFTNTSTLDLTAKNRIVLSENTVLRPSKQGRMHLKIDPDMEKECDLELREDK
- a CDS encoding tetratricopeptide repeat protein, with the protein product MMKNLLTVSLFLLISFTSFSQQTAVFTNDLVEYNKAIELYNNNQFLAAQSLFTSLKDKSNDESVKGDCAYYIANCAVRLNQQNADQLMEEFVEEYPTSIKRNDAYINVANYYFENGKYSYARKWYDKVDESSLGRSEMERYNFNNGYAYFKNKRYNEAKKYFNRVSNSQKYGSQAKYYLGFIAYEGDDYQEANELFEEVKDEERYAEGLSYYQADMNFKLGNFQKAIDMGKEQYDNSSPQEKSELSKIIGESYFNLEQYAEAIPYLREYKGKRGKWNNTDYYLLGYAYYKQGDYESAIGEFNKIVDGRNAVAQNAYYHLAESYLKLDQKQQALNAFKNASEMDFSLEIQEDAWLNYAKLSYEIGNSYQSVPQVLQSFIEKYPKNKNNEALKDLLIDSYITSKNYKAAMELLENNKSFENKLAYQKVAFFRGIELYNEGNYTEAKEFLNKSLKEPRDANYTARATYWKAESDYNLSNFDEALIGYKQFLQLPNAAITPEAKNSKYNLGYTHFKLKNYNEAISSFKGYVESSSASGARKQDAYLRLGDSYFVTSQYWPAMDNYNLAIELGTADEDYAAFQKAISYGFVDKTGKKIEGLQSFSAKYPKSLYKDDALYELGNTYVAQDQTASGIEAYDKLIRENPKSSYVSRSMLKKALIFDNTGKSNDALAIFKKVAADYPSTPEALQAVASAKIIYIDQGRVDEYARWVSALDFVDVGDEELDDATYQAAEQPYLENKEQQAITRFEGYLQQFPNGKHALQAHFYLGQLYFGKNNSEKAIPHYKFVVSKERSEFTEQALARISELYLTKKDYQNALTYLKRLETEADFPQNIVFAQTNSMKAAYELKQYAEAVSFAEKVLQNTKIDNSIKSDAQVIIARSAIKTGNEGKARTAYAEVGKIATGQLAAEALFYDAYFKHKDAKFEASNTAVQKLAKDYSGYKYFGAKGLVLMAKNFYALDDAYQATYILESVIKNFTDYPDVVDDAKAELAVIKSAESKTNSSVETDGN
- a CDS encoding cell division ATP-binding protein FtsE, whose amino-acid sequence is MSNHVLFLKDASIFQGDNLVLSDVSISVEKGEFVYLIGKTGTGKSSFMKTLYGDLPLKEGTGEIVGYDLAGLKEKDIPFLRRKLGVVFQDFKLLNDRTVHDNLLFVLTATGWKDKPAMKSKIDEVLGKVGMKTKNFKYPYQLSGGEQQRVAIARALLNDPELILADEPTGNLDPQTSVEVMEVLQEINKNGNTILMATHDYALLLKYPSKTLKCDESQIFEVVQKTV
- a CDS encoding tail fiber protein, whose product is MKHLLFITLVLLTVSVSAQRNPFKNLSEKDGKIGIGTKAPDEMLTVKGKIHTQEVLVDLDGAVAPDYVFEHFYKGTSLLNPDYQMLSLSQLASYIKLNHHLPDVPSAQQMQEDGISLKKMNLILLQKIEELTLYTLQQQEEIDALKEKISENK